In Oryza brachyantha chromosome 2, ObraRS2, whole genome shotgun sequence, a single window of DNA contains:
- the LOC102705498 gene encoding protein RGF1 INDUCIBLE TRANSCRIPTION FACTOR 1-like gives MGMRPGWVGGLVEATFFVGCPSHESRKKNEKNIFCLSCCASICPHCSPSHRHHPLLQVRRYVYNDVVRLGDLEKLIDCSYVQPYTINSAKVIFLKPRPQSRPFKGSGNVCLTCDRILQEPFHFCCLSCKVDHVMVHGDGGDGGGDLSNILLHQHHHHHQGGGGGGGGGGFPRLEDLRVGMEDDDTVAVAASNPVGRRGGGGDGSSDNGGGSAETEETAAKKKKKGGGFFPKILSLGSRRKGAPHRSPLS, from the exons ATGGGGATGAGGCCAGGGTGGGTGGGCGGCCTGGTGGAGGCGACCTTCTTCGTGGGGTGCCCCTCCCACGAGAGCCGCAAGAAGAACGAGAAGAACATCTTCTGCCTCTCCTGCTGCGCCAGCATCTGCCCTCACTGCTCCCCctcccaccgccaccacccccTCCTCCAG GTGCGGCGGTACGTGTACAATGACGTGGTCCGCCTGGGCGACCTCGAGAAGCTCATCGACTGCTCCTACGTCCAG CCGTACACGATCAACAGCGCGAAGGTGATCTTCCTGAAGCCCCGGCCGCAGTCCCGGCCGTTCAAGGGCTCCGGCAACGTGTGCCTCACCTGCGACCGCATCCTGCAGGAGCCCTTCCACTTCTGCTGCCTCTCCTGCAAGGTGGACCACGTCATGGTccatggcgatggcggtgacggaggcggcgacctCTCCAACATCCTTCTccaccagcaccaccaccatcaccagggtggcggcggtggtggaggaggcggtggcttCCCGCGCCTTGAGGACCTCCGTGTCGGCATGGAAGATGACGATACTGTTGCCGTCGCCGCATCCAACCCGGTTGGGCGAcgtggcggaggtggcgacgggtCTAGCGACAATGGCGGTGGCAGCGCCGAGacggaggagacggcggcgaagaagaagaagaaaggaggaGGGTTCTTCCCCAAGATCCTGTCACTGGGGAGCAGGAGGAAGGGTGCACCCCACAGATCACCCCTGTCCTAA
- the LOC102720118 gene encoding LOW QUALITY PROTEIN: urease accessory protein D (The sequence of the model RefSeq protein was modified relative to this genomic sequence to represent the inferred CDS: substituted 3 bases at 3 genomic stop codons) produces the protein MARALSLAGSRGKKRKWKAEAAMAAPAPAATGMVRVERVGGRSVVTTCFAKYPLKLIAPSKVGPTSSGAGWLYAITYGGGIVSGDVISFAVDVGDGCTAAMTTQASTKVYKAVDSKCSEHVLEARVGKDTLFALIPDPVTXLSTARYHQKQVFHVFADSNLVVVDXFTSGRYESGEKWNFSFYKSINHILLEDQPLFIDSVLLXQSSNLSIADRMQEYNVVAMVILLGPKLKHIQEQMQDEVKKMMSVQLRPPTSVGGRYSTRLQPLHPQRPPLIASCSPFGRIGTGMIARITAVSTESVYLFLRRHLAALGSFLGTCPYSAS, from the exons atggcgcgcgCGCTCTCGCTCGCCGGCTCGCGTGGGAAGAAGCGGAAGTGGAAG gcggaggcggcaatggcggcgccggcgccggcggcgactggCATGGTGCGGGTGGAGAGGGTGGGGGGCAGGTCCGTGGTGACCACGTGCTTCGCCAAGTACCCTCTCAAGCTCATCGCCCCCTCCAAG GTCGGCCCCAcgtcctccggcgccggctggCTCTACGCCATCAcctacggcggcggcatcgtcTCC GGGGACGTCATCTCCTTCGCGGTGGACGTCGGTGACGGGTgcacggcggcgatgaccacgCAGGCCTCCACCAag GTGTACAAGGCTGTGGATTCAAAATGTTCTGAGCATGTTTTAGAG GCAAGAGTTGGAAAAGATACACTCTTCGCACTTATTCCAGATCCTGTAACCTGATTATCAACAGCTCGATACCACCAGAAGCAAGTCTTTCATGTCTTTGCTGATTCAAACTTGGTCGTCGTAGATTGATTTACAAGTGGTCGTTACGAGAGTGGAGAAAAATGGAATTTCAGCTTCTACAAGAGCATCAACCATATTCTTCTGGAAGATCAGCCTCTATTTATTGACTCG GTTTTATTGTAGCAAAGCTCAAATCTTAGTATTGCTGACCGAATGCAGGAATACAATGTGGTTGCAATGGTCATTTTGCTAGG GCCAAAGTTGAAGCACATACAAGAGCAGATGCAAGATGAAGTAAAGAAGATGATGTCTGTACAACTGCGCCCTCCCACTTCTGTTGGAGGCCGTTATTCTACAAGATTACAACCTCTACACCCCCAGAGGCCTCCACTTATCGCCTCTTGCAGTCCATTCGGTCGCATA GGTACTGGCATGATTGCTAGGATAACAGCAGTGAGCACAGAGTCTGTGTACCTCTTCTTGAGACGTCATCTGGCAGCACTGGGATCATTCCTTGGCACTTGCCCATATTCTGCATCATGA
- the LOC102720404 gene encoding cytochrome P450 97B2, chloroplastic, with translation MAATAAATATRPASTPLPFPADVAPRQAAASPARRGTRRRPPVVAVRCQSTSVDDKPKPKRGLLDNASNLLTNLLSGGSLGAMPVAEGAVTDLFGRPLFFSLYDWFIEHGSVYKLAFGPKSFVVVSDPIVARHILRENAFCYDKGVLAEILKPIMGKGLIPADLDTWKQRRKVITPGFHALFIEAMVRVFTKCSERTISKLEDLIELGEHGQNHTIVDLEAEFSNLALDIIGLGVFNFDFDSVTKESPVIKAVYGTLFEAEHRSTFYIPYWNIPITRWIVPRQRKFHSDLKVINDCLDGLIKNAKETRQEADVEKLQQRDYSSLKDTSLLRFLVDMRGADVDDRQLRDDLMTMLIAGHETTAAVLTWSVFLLAQNPTKMRKAQAEVDSVLNNGTITLDQLKKLEYIRLIIVEALRLYPQPPLLIRRALRPDKLPGGYNGAKEGYDIPAGTDIFLSIYNLHRSPYFWDRPNEFEPERFSVPKMDESIEGWAGFDPDRSPGAMYPNEIIADFAFLPFGGGPRKCVGDQFALLESTVALALLLQKFDVELRGSPNEVEMVTGATIHTKSGLWCRVRRRT, from the exons atggccgccaccgcggccgccaccgccacgcggCCCGCGTCCACGCCGCTCCCGTTCCCGGCCGACGTCGCGCCGCGGcaagccgccgcctcgcccgctcgccgcggGACGAGGAGGCGcccccccgtcgtcgccgtcag GTGCCAGTCGACCAGCGTCGACGACAAGCCCAAGCCGAAGCGGGGCTTGCTCGACAACGCCAGCAACCTGCTCACCAACCTGCTCAGCGGCGGGAGCCTCGGCGCGATGCCCGTCGCCGAGGGCGCCGTCACCGACCTCTTCGGACGCCCGCTCTTCTTTTCGCTCTACGACTGGTTCATCGAG CATGGCTCTGTTTACAAACTCGCTTTTGGACCCAAATCATTTGTTGTTGTCTCTGATCCAATTGTTGCTAGACACATTCTGCGAGAAAATGCTTTCTGTTATGATAAG GGAGTTCTCGCTGAGATTTTAAAACCAATAATGGGGAAGGGTCTTATACCTGCTGACCTTGATACCTGGAAGCAAAGGAGAAAAG TTATAACTCCTGGGTTCCATGCCTTATTCATAGAAGCTATGGTGAGAGTATTTACTAAGTGTTCGGAGAGAACAATATCTAAGCTTGAAGATCTTATTGAACTGGGGGAACATGGCCAAAATCATACCATAGTGGACCTTGAAGCAGAGTTTTCGAATTTGGCTCTTGACATAATTGGCTTGGGTGTCTTCAACTTTGATTTTGACTCAGTTACTAAAGAATCTCCTGTAATCAAG GCAGTATATGGAACACTTTTTGAAGCCGAGCATAGATCCACCTTTTACATTCCCTATTGGAATATTCCTATAACTAGATGGATAGTTCCAAGGCAACGGAAGTTCCACAGTGACCTCAAGGTTATTAATGATTGTCTTGATGGTCtcataaaaaatgcaaaagaGACGAGACAG GAAGCTGATGTCGAAAAACTCCAGCAACGAGATTACTCATCATTGAAG GATACCAGTTTGCTGAGGTTCCTTGTTGATATGCGGGGAGCTGATGTTGATGATCGCCAG CTACGAGATGATCTTATGACAATGCTTATTGCTGGGCATGAGACAACTGCGGCAGTTTTGACATGGTCTGTTTTCTTACTAGCCCAG AATCCCACCAAGATGAGAAAAGCACAGGCAGAAGTTGATTCTGTACTCAACAATGGGACAATTACATTGGACCAGCTCAAGAAATTGGA GTACATAAGATTGATAATTGTTGAAGCTCTTCGCTTGTATCCGCAGCCGCCATTGTTAATCAGGCGTGCTCTGCGCCCAGATAAATTGCCAG GTGGGTACAATGGAGCAAAAGAGGGATATGACATACCAGCTGGGACCGATATATTTCTCTCG ATATACAACCTTCATAGATCTCCATACTTTTGGGATCGGCCAAATGAGTTTGAACCAGAGAGATTTTCAGTTCCAAAGATGGATGAGAGCATAGAAGGGTGGGCTGGTTTTGATCCTGACAGGAGTCCTGGTGCTATGTACCCTAACGAG ATTATAGCAGACTTTGCTTTCCTTCCTTTTGGTGGAGGACCCCGCAAATGCGTGGGAGACCAGTTTGCACTCCTGGAGTCGACAGTAGCCCTGGCCCTGCTATTGCAAAAGTTTGATGTAGAGCTGCGAGGGTCACCCAATGAAGTAGAGATGGTGACAGGAGCAACAATTCACACGAAGAGCGGGTTATGGTGCAGAGTGAGGAGAAGGACCTGA